The Streptomyces armeniacus genomic interval GTTTTGTTTTTTTTTTTNNNNNNNNNNNNNNNNNNNNNNNNNNNNNNNNNNNNNNNNNNNNNNNAATGTGTATAAGAGACAGGTTGTGCCCCGCCACTCCGCTGACGCCGCCGCCGCGTACCGCGCCCGCGCCGCACAGCAGCACGTTCGCGTGCCGCGTGGCCACGCCCCAGCGTCCGGCGGCGGGGTCGTCGGCGTACGGGAAGGACAGGTCGCCGTGGAAGATGTGGCCGCCGGGCAGGCGGAGTTCGCGCTCCAGATCGCCCGGCGTCTTGGCCTCGATGCACGGCCTGCCGTCGGCGTCGTGTGCGAGGCAGTCGGCGATGGGCTCCTCGAGGTGCGCGTCGAGCTGCGCGAGCGTGGCCGCCAGCAGCTCGTCGCGGCGTGCGTGCTCGTCGTCCGCGAAGAGACCGGCGGGGGTGAGCAGCCCGAAGAGGGTCATCGTCTGCCAGCCGCGCCCGGCGAGGTCGGAGCCGAGGATGGTCGGGTCGGTCAGCGAGTGGCAGTAGATCTCCGAGGGCGGGGCGGCGGGGAGTTCACCGGCGCGCGCCTGCCGGTACGCGGTGGCCAGCTGCTCGTACCCCTCGGCGACGTGGAACGTGCCCGCGAACGCCTCCCTCGGGTCCACGGCGCGGTCGCGGAGCCGGGGCAGCCGGCGCAGCACCATGTTGACCTTCAGCTGCGAGCCGGCGGCGGGCTCCGGTCCGGGCTCGCCGAGGAGCCCGGCGAGCGTCTCGGGCGAGGCGCCCACGAGCACGTCGCGCGCGGCGACGGTGCCCTCGGCCGTGGCGCCGCTGTAGTGGACGGCCGCGGACGCGCTCCCGTCCGTCTCGATCGCGTGCGCCTGGTGGCCGGTGAGGATCTCGGCGCCGGCGCGGCGCGCGGCGTCCGCGAGCGCGTCGGTGAGCGCGCCCATGCCGCCGACGGGCACGTCCCAGTCGCCGGTGCCGCCGCCGATGACGTGGTAGAGGAGGCAGCGGTTCTGCCGCAGCGACGGGTCGTGCGCCTGCGAGAACGTGCCGATCAGCGCGTCGGTGAGGACGATGCCGCGGACGGTGTCGTCCTCGAAGTGCTCCTCGATCGTCTCCCCGAGGGGCCGCTCGAACAGCGCCTCCCAGGCCGCGTCGTCACCGACGCGCGCGCGGAGCTGCGAGCGGGTCGGCAGGGGCTCGGTGAGGGTCGGGAAGACGCGTACGGCCACCTCCTGCGTCATGGCGTAGAA includes:
- a CDS encoding phytoene desaturase family protein, producing MPAQPSYDAVIVGGGHNGLVAAAYLARAGLSVLVLERRPHTGGAAVSTRPFRGVDARLSAYSYLVSLLPQRILDDLGLRFTVRKRAVSSYTPAVRGGQPTGLLAGGGTARTREAFDRFTGSEREFAAWQRFYAMTQEVAVRVFPTLTEPLPTRSQLRARVGDDAAWEALFERPLGETIEEHFEDDTVRGIVLTDALIGTFSQAHDPSLRQNRCLLYHVIGGGTGDWDVPVGGMGALTDALADAARRAGAEILTGHQAHAIETDGSASAAVHYSGATAEGTVAARDVLVGASPETLAGLLGEPGPEPAAGSQLKVNMVLRRLPRLRDRAVDPREAFAGTFHVAEGYEQLATAYRQARAGELPAAPPSEIYCHSLTDPTILGSDLAGRGWQTMTLFGLLTPAGLFADDEHARRDELLAATLAQLDAHLEEPIADCLAHDADGRPCIEAKTPGDLERELRLPGGHIFHGDLSFPYADDPAAGRWGVATRHANVLLCGAGAVRGGGVSGVAGHNLSLIHI